AACTGATTTTTCAGTCTCTGTGAGAAGAAAGAGGCGAGGTCTTCCATTACCTCGTCAGCTCCACGTTTTAACAGTTGGCGGTTATGGAAAGCGTCTATCGCCACTTGAAATAACTCGGTCATTGTGATAGACCACTTTTCTGCAAGCATGATTTGTACAATCCCCGATGCTTGACGTCTTAACGCGTATGGGTCCTGCGATCCCGTCGGTATGATGCCAATTGAAAAGCAACCCACAATGGTATCAATCTTATCGGCGACACTTAATATGCCACTCACCATGTTTTCAGGGAGGTCATCCCCTGCAAATCGTGGTTTATAATGTTCCTGAATCGCTTGGCTGACTTCTTGAGACTCTCCAGCGAGCTTGGCATACTCCTGGCCCATTCTACCCTGTAATTCTGTAAATTCATTAACCATCTGTGTGACCAAATCAAATTTACATATTTCCGCTGCACGCTCGAGTGACTTTGTTTCATCGCCCTGCATGCCCACTTTTGCCGCTAAAGAAGCTGAAATTTCACGTATACGGCGTACTTTGTCCCCTATTGTTCCAAGCTCCTCGTGGAAAACAACATTCTCCAGTTGCGATAAAGCTGTTGAGATAGCCAGTTTTTTGTCTTCATCGTAAAAGAATCTGGCGTCTGATAGCCTTGCCCTTAACACTTTTTCATTCCCTTTGGCCACGATGCCTTTAGGATCAACATCACCGTTCCTCACAGTCACAAAATAAGGTAGCAATGTGCCTTGTTGATCTTGGACAGGGAAATAACGCTGATGCTCCTTCATGGTCGTAATGAGCACCTCATCCGGTAGCTGTAAAAACGCCTCGTCATACTTACCGTAAAGCACAGTTGGATACTCAACGAGATGTGTGACTTCGTTCAGTAGTGAATCATCTAATGGGATATGCCAATCCATCTCTGCAGCCAATTGCTCAAGTTGCGTTTGGATCGCCTGTTTTCTTTCCACATGGTCAGCGATGACAAAATGTTTTTGTAACGCGGTGGCGTACTCATTCGGCGTGTGGATTGTTATGGCTTCTCCAAGAAAACGATGGCCATATGATTGGTTACCTGTGTTCACGCCTACGATATTGAAAGGAA
The window above is part of the Caldalkalibacillus salinus genome. Proteins encoded here:
- the glyS gene encoding glycine--tRNA ligase subunit beta — translated: MSHKPLLLEVGLEEMPARFIDDAIEQLKNKMTAFFEDHRVSIGSVKTFATPRRLAVLIENVNEKQQDQVEESKGPAKKIAVDENGAWSKAALGFARGQGVDPEQLYFKAFKGEEYIYATKETKGEATLSLLPQLREIILSLTFPKNMRWGSYDLRYVRPIRWLLALYGEEVIPFNIVGVNTGNQSYGHRFLGEAITIHTPNEYATALQKHFVIADHVERKQAIQTQLEQLAAEMDWHIPLDDSLLNEVTHLVEYPTVLYGKYDEAFLQLPDEVLITTMKEHQRYFPVQDQQGTLLPYFVTVRNGDVDPKGIVAKGNEKVLRARLSDARFFYDEDKKLAISTALSQLENVVFHEELGTIGDKVRRIREISASLAAKVGMQGDETKSLERAAEICKFDLVTQMVNEFTELQGRMGQEYAKLAGESQEVSQAIQEHYKPRFAGDDLPENMVSGILSVADKIDTIVGCFSIGIIPTGSQDPYALRRQASGIVQIMLAEKWSITMTELFQVAIDAFHNRQLLKRGADEVMEDLASFFSQRLKNQLQETGIRYDVIDAVGAQHEVAPYAVLAKGKVISVQLDTEDLKSQVEAFTRVHNLAKKMDRDVSVQPERFTTKEEQALYDAYLSVKETFDKHMKQGEWEAAYHTLTTLRAPIDAFFDDVMVMVDDEHVRYNRLSLIVQVSTLIHEYADFTTLVFPNK